From a single Oreochromis niloticus isolate F11D_XX linkage group LG3, O_niloticus_UMD_NMBU, whole genome shotgun sequence genomic region:
- the LOC109198944 gene encoding uncharacterized protein LOC109198944 isoform X2, with product MICRILLLIILTSCVSGSFVVNVTQTCYQAEENHNITLEWTFTTKPDRSSKTLNIFCELFISNNISVLYHVHEGVEVSESQDEKFSGRVQSDKDALREGRIRLQLSRLRTDDSGLYLCEVNTDYGFSVGRCRLNVTGAKNSKEKYWEKVKNALAGGQIAGIILAGLMVLLGEIVDPKFFINKEVREETTSDADETTVPLQLLI from the exons atgatctgcagaatcctgctgctcatcatcctcacctcatgtgtctctg gaTCATTTGTAGTCAATGTGACACAGACCTGCTATCAGGCAGAGGAGaaccacaacatcacactggagtGGACGTTCACCACCAAACCTGACAGATCCTCCAAAACCCTCAACATCTTTTGTGAACTCTTTATCAGTAATAACATCTCAGTCCTGTATCATGTTCATGAAGGTGTTGAGGTGTCAGAGTCTCAGGATGAAAAGTTTTCAGGACGAGTCCAGAGTGACAAAGATGCCCTCAGAGAAGGACGAATCAGACTTCAACTGTCCAGACTCAGGACTGATGACTCGGGTCTGTACCTGTGTGAGGTCAACACTGATTATggcttcagtgttggaagatgTCGACTCAACGTCACTG GAGCCAAAAATTCAAAGGAGAAGTACTGGGAGAAAGTTAAAAATGCTTTAGCAGGTGGACAGATTGCAGGTATAATACTTGCTGGATTGATGGTCCTATTAGGTGAAATAGTTGACCCTAAATTCTTCATTAACAAAGA AGTAAGAGAAGAGACCACATCAGATGCAGATGAAACAACAGTTCCTCTTCAACTATTG ATCTAG
- the LOC109198944 gene encoding uncharacterized protein LOC109198944 isoform X1, with product MICRILLLIILTSCVSGSFVVNVTQTCYQAEENHNITLEWTFTTKPDRSSKTLNIFCELFISNNISVLYHVHEGVEVSESQDEKFSGRVQSDKDALREGRIRLQLSRLRTDDSGLYLCEVNTDYGFSVGRCRLNVTGAKNSKEKYWEKVKNALAGGQIAGIILAGLMVLLGEIVDPKFFINKEVREETTSDADETTVPLQLLADEGSEGCEVTHLEA from the exons atgatctgcagaatcctgctgctcatcatcctcacctcatgtgtctctg gaTCATTTGTAGTCAATGTGACACAGACCTGCTATCAGGCAGAGGAGaaccacaacatcacactggagtGGACGTTCACCACCAAACCTGACAGATCCTCCAAAACCCTCAACATCTTTTGTGAACTCTTTATCAGTAATAACATCTCAGTCCTGTATCATGTTCATGAAGGTGTTGAGGTGTCAGAGTCTCAGGATGAAAAGTTTTCAGGACGAGTCCAGAGTGACAAAGATGCCCTCAGAGAAGGACGAATCAGACTTCAACTGTCCAGACTCAGGACTGATGACTCGGGTCTGTACCTGTGTGAGGTCAACACTGATTATggcttcagtgttggaagatgTCGACTCAACGTCACTG GAGCCAAAAATTCAAAGGAGAAGTACTGGGAGAAAGTTAAAAATGCTTTAGCAGGTGGACAGATTGCAGGTATAATACTTGCTGGATTGATGGTCCTATTAGGTGAAATAGTTGACCCTAAATTCTTCATTAACAAAGA AGTAAGAGAAGAGACCACATCAGATGCAGATGAAACAACAGTTCCTCTTCAACTATTG GCAGACGAAGGCTCAGAGGGCTGTGAAGTTACACATCTAGAAGCATAA